Proteins encoded in a region of the Alphaproteobacteria bacterium genome:
- a CDS encoding ABC transporter permease, with amino-acid sequence MLIIWHLLTYGRKYSLIPSPTDVALSLYDLAFGGINDDAYSQSLMTHLLASVSRVYGGFAIAAIAAVPLGLMIGRIPLIRSLLDPTLQIMRPVPVTAWLPLSMIMFGLGPRSAFFLVCLGAFYPILVNTIFGVRSVDPRLFEAASMLGCQGPAQFFRVVLPASLPAIFTGLRLGLGFAWVVIVVGEMTGVQTGLGAIIMEARQLSRTEIIISGMIIIGVAGFLSDRMVMWLGKSLLRWSPNFV; translated from the coding sequence ATGCTGATCATCTGGCATCTTCTGACTTACGGTCGGAAATACAGCCTGATTCCTTCGCCCACCGACGTTGCACTGTCACTTTACGATCTCGCCTTTGGCGGGATCAACGACGATGCCTACAGCCAGTCGTTGATGACTCACCTCCTGGCATCTGTCAGCCGAGTCTATGGCGGCTTCGCCATCGCCGCGATTGCTGCAGTGCCGCTCGGGCTGATGATCGGGCGAATTCCGCTTATCCGCAGTCTGCTCGATCCAACTTTGCAGATCATGAGGCCCGTTCCGGTGACGGCATGGCTGCCGCTGTCGATGATCATGTTCGGGCTTGGCCCGCGCTCGGCATTCTTTCTGGTGTGCCTTGGCGCGTTCTATCCCATTCTGGTGAACACGATATTCGGCGTCCGCTCCGTCGATCCGCGACTTTTCGAAGCCGCGAGCATGCTCGGCTGCCAGGGACCCGCGCAGTTTTTTCGAGTCGTTTTGCCGGCAAGTCTTCCGGCGATTTTCACAGGCCTTCGCCTCGGTCTTGGATTTGCTTGGGTGGTGATTGTGGTCGGCGAAATGACCGGTGTTCAAACAGGTCTTGGCGCGATCATCATGGAAGCCCGCCAGTTGTCGCGCACCGAGATCATCATTTCCGGAATGATCATTATCGGCGTGGCCGGATTCCTGTCCGACCGCATGGTGATGTGGCTTGGTAAATCTCTTCTGCGATGGAGTCCAAATTTTGTCTAA
- a CDS encoding NrtA/SsuA/CpmA family ABC transporter substrate-binding protein, protein MIRRRDFLIGAGIATIAAPSILRAEEPVVIKMGALKLIHSIAPYFYDKFTPAGYRVDVIPFESPTEGKNAVVTKSVDFGMFGIAAATLGAAAGEPITVIASACNRGMAVVAGANDSSINTIKDLKGKKVAIWPGSTQEVFILERLRMEGLSIKDITPIRVSFSEMHLALARGDVDAYVGAEPGPGVSLASGIGKIVEYPYSTAMGSLNMVFGAHRDTLSSNPKITTVILDIHRKASEFAMKNPGEMAAMATAKLGQKREAIDKSVPNVELTWKFGDKEVAQSETYAEHMLSLKQIKRLPDFATFFDTSFVKKMEKQA, encoded by the coding sequence ATGATTCGTCGTCGTGATTTTCTGATTGGCGCAGGTATCGCAACCATCGCGGCCCCTTCGATTCTTCGTGCTGAAGAACCTGTCGTTATCAAGATGGGCGCGCTCAAGCTGATCCATTCGATCGCGCCTTATTTCTACGACAAATTCACGCCCGCCGGATATCGCGTCGACGTCATCCCGTTCGAGAGTCCGACTGAAGGCAAAAATGCCGTTGTGACCAAGAGCGTCGATTTCGGCATGTTCGGCATCGCCGCCGCGACGCTGGGCGCGGCAGCGGGCGAGCCGATCACGGTGATCGCCAGTGCCTGCAATCGCGGCATGGCGGTGGTCGCAGGCGCAAATGACTCTAGCATCAACACAATCAAGGACCTGAAGGGCAAGAAAGTCGCGATCTGGCCCGGCTCCACGCAAGAGGTCTTCATTCTCGAACGATTGCGGATGGAAGGCCTGTCGATCAAAGACATCACGCCGATCCGTGTATCGTTCAGCGAAATGCATCTCGCGCTGGCGCGCGGCGACGTCGACGCCTATGTCGGCGCGGAACCCGGCCCCGGTGTCAGCCTCGCGAGCGGGATCGGCAAAATCGTCGAATATCCCTACAGCACGGCTATGGGCTCACTGAATATGGTGTTTGGCGCCCATCGCGATACGCTTTCAAGCAATCCGAAGATCACCACCGTCATTCTCGACATCCATCGTAAAGCTTCGGAGTTCGCGATGAAGAACCCGGGTGAGATGGCCGCGATGGCAACGGCAAAGCTCGGCCAGAAGCGCGAGGCCATCGATAAATCCGTCCCGAATGTCGAGCTGACCTGGAAGTTCGGCGACAAGGAAGTCGCTCAGTCCGAGACCTATGCGGAACACATGCTTTCCCTGAAACAGATCAAGCGACTGCCCGACTTCGCAACATTCTTCGACACCAGCTTTGTCAAGAAGATGGAGAAGCAGGCTTGA
- the atzF gene encoding allophanate hydrolase, protein MPETVASILASHRARTVTPEQTIARTITRIRAHGDAAIFISLRDEADLLAEARALGAKNPEDYPLYGIPVAIKDNIDVAGLPTTAACPSFTYMPQHDATVVGGLRKAGAIIVGKTNLDQFATGLVGTRSPYGIPRNPLNPDLVPGGSSSGSAVAVAAGLVPLALGTDTAGSGRIPAGLNNIVGLKPSRGMLSTTGVVPACRSLDCVSVFALTVDDAFAALQVMAAHDPSDPFSRSIPPGELLPSNPHVKIGVPRLQDLHFFGDAQAEASFSSAIENLAQLNAEVIEVDFTPFLETARLLYEGPWIAERYAAVGAFIEAHLPDIHPITRNIIMAGKTPSAVDTFRAFYRLAELRTQAIGILKTIDMLMVPTVPAVYTVAQLDADPIALNSNLGTYTNFANLLDLAAIAVPNRIAANGTPFGVTLLAPARQDATIAGFADRLHRQADLPLGALGIKRQANTNLGLNASHPDKVALVVVGAHMSGMPLNNELRILGANLMERCITSPDYRLFALPGTVNKPGLLRVSDNEGTSIEAEIWSLSFEAFGRFVATVPPPMSIGTVRLADGRIEKGFLVEAAAINGARDISEFGGWRPYVASAGA, encoded by the coding sequence GTGCCCGAAACTGTCGCCTCGATCCTTGCATCGCATCGTGCACGGACCGTTACGCCCGAGCAGACGATCGCGCGGACGATCACCCGTATCCGCGCGCATGGCGATGCGGCTATCTTCATATCGTTGCGTGACGAAGCGGATCTGCTTGCCGAAGCGCGGGCACTAGGCGCGAAGAACCCTGAGGATTATCCGCTTTACGGCATTCCTGTTGCGATCAAGGACAATATCGACGTCGCGGGTCTGCCCACCACGGCGGCCTGCCCTTCCTTCACCTATATGCCGCAGCATGATGCGACTGTTGTCGGAGGGTTGCGCAAAGCCGGCGCGATTATTGTCGGGAAGACAAATCTCGATCAATTCGCCACCGGCCTCGTCGGTACGCGCTCGCCTTACGGCATTCCGCGCAATCCCCTGAATCCGGACCTCGTGCCCGGCGGCTCAAGCTCCGGCTCCGCCGTCGCCGTGGCAGCAGGCCTGGTGCCGCTGGCTCTCGGCACTGATACTGCCGGTTCAGGCCGCATCCCCGCCGGACTGAACAATATCGTTGGCCTCAAGCCATCGCGCGGGATGCTCTCGACCACAGGCGTCGTCCCGGCCTGTCGCTCGCTCGATTGCGTGTCCGTCTTCGCGCTCACTGTCGACGATGCCTTTGCCGCACTGCAAGTCATGGCCGCTCATGATCCATCGGATCCGTTCTCGCGATCCATTCCGCCGGGTGAGCTGCTTCCGTCAAATCCTCACGTCAAAATTGGCGTCCCGCGGCTGCAGGATCTCCATTTCTTCGGAGATGCTCAAGCCGAAGCTTCATTTTCGTCTGCGATTGAAAATCTTGCCCAGTTGAATGCAGAGGTGATCGAGGTCGATTTCACCCCGTTTCTGGAAACAGCGCGTCTTCTCTACGAAGGGCCTTGGATCGCCGAACGCTACGCGGCGGTCGGCGCTTTTATTGAAGCTCATCTCCCCGATATTCATCCAATCACCCGCAATATCATCATGGCGGGAAAGACCCCATCTGCCGTCGATACGTTCCGTGCATTCTATCGGCTCGCAGAATTGCGCACGCAGGCTATCGGCATCCTGAAGACCATCGACATGCTGATGGTGCCGACCGTACCGGCTGTCTACACGGTCGCGCAGCTCGACGCCGATCCCATCGCCCTCAACAGCAATCTCGGCACCTACACCAACTTCGCCAATCTGCTCGATCTGGCCGCCATCGCCGTACCCAATCGCATCGCGGCAAATGGAACGCCTTTCGGGGTGACGCTGCTGGCGCCGGCCAGGCAAGACGCGACGATCGCCGGGTTTGCTGACAGGTTGCATCGACAGGCCGATTTGCCGCTCGGAGCGCTGGGGATCAAACGTCAGGCAAACACGAATCTTGGTCTCAACGCGTCGCATCCCGACAAAGTCGCGCTTGTGGTCGTTGGCGCGCACATGTCCGGCATGCCTCTCAACAACGAGTTGCGCATTTTGGGCGCGAACTTGATGGAGCGTTGTATCACCTCTCCGGATTATCGTCTGTTTGCTCTTCCCGGCACCGTTAACAAGCCGGGTTTGCTTCGCGTCAGCGACAACGAAGGTACCTCGATTGAAGCTGAAATCTGGTCGCTGAGCTTCGAGGCATTCGGGCGCTTCGTCGCCACTGTGCCGCCGCCGATGAGCATCGGAACAGTTCGCCTTGCCGACGGACGCATCGAAAAAGGCTTTCTCGTCGAAGCCGCAGCGATCAATGGAGCGCGCGACATTTCCGAATTTGGTGGGTGGCGGCCCTATGTCGCATCAGCAGGAGCTTGA
- a CDS encoding 4-hydroxyphenylacetate 3-monooxygenase codes for MIKNGEQHIASLRDGREVYLDGELVKDVTTHPAYRGAVASIGRMFDFQSAPENRDLMTFETETGTRANRIWELPGSYDALVKRRKGLEAWTELHAGFMGRAPDHVASCIAGMFMGLDVFEAYNPERAKALADYYRHARDNDLYLTYVIINPQADRSKSAAQQADPFLSAGVVSREADGLIIRGAKMLATGGIMANEVFVTCIQPLQPGDEKYAVSFAIPMNTKGLKILSRKSYEAGANSVFDSPLSSRFDENDAVLYFDDVKVPWDRVFIDQDIAMCQKQFHATPAHVYQNYQAMIRLTVKLRFLTGVAHRTAEINGIVGFPQVREMLGQLAAEVSMVEAFVLGMEAKGTQRGQYFTPDRALLYGAQVLTQQLYAKVINTLRELAGGGMIMLPSSVKDFANPELAALIGKTQQSPAANAVDKVKFYKLAWDAVGSEFASRHSQYEMFFAGATFVTKGHAFRTFDWAQSTALLDKMLSSYDLADELTTGGKSPASRAVA; via the coding sequence ATGATCAAGAACGGCGAACAGCATATTGCCAGCCTGCGTGACGGCCGCGAGGTTTACCTCGATGGTGAACTGGTCAAGGACGTTACCACCCATCCAGCCTATCGCGGAGCAGTCGCTTCAATCGGACGTATGTTCGACTTCCAGAGCGCGCCGGAAAATCGCGATCTCATGACGTTCGAGACTGAGACCGGAACCCGCGCCAACCGGATATGGGAATTGCCGGGCAGCTACGACGCGCTGGTCAAGCGCCGTAAGGGCCTTGAGGCATGGACCGAACTTCATGCGGGATTCATGGGCCGCGCGCCGGACCATGTCGCATCCTGCATCGCGGGAATGTTCATGGGGCTCGATGTGTTCGAGGCTTATAATCCCGAACGTGCAAAGGCTCTTGCTGACTATTATCGCCATGCGCGCGACAACGATCTCTATCTGACTTACGTCATCATCAATCCGCAGGCTGACCGCTCCAAGAGTGCGGCCCAGCAGGCTGATCCGTTCCTGTCGGCGGGCGTTGTTTCGCGTGAGGCAGATGGTCTGATCATCCGCGGGGCCAAGATGCTGGCCACCGGCGGAATCATGGCCAACGAAGTTTTCGTCACCTGCATTCAACCGCTGCAGCCCGGCGACGAGAAGTACGCGGTGTCCTTCGCCATTCCGATGAATACCAAGGGTCTGAAGATCCTGTCGCGCAAATCCTATGAAGCCGGCGCGAATTCGGTATTCGATAGCCCGCTCTCCAGCCGCTTCGACGAAAACGACGCGGTGCTCTATTTCGATGACGTGAAGGTGCCGTGGGATCGCGTGTTCATCGATCAGGACATCGCGATGTGCCAGAAGCAGTTCCATGCGACGCCGGCGCATGTATATCAGAACTATCAGGCAATGATCCGGCTGACGGTCAAGCTGCGCTTTCTTACCGGTGTCGCGCATCGCACTGCCGAGATCAATGGCATCGTCGGCTTCCCGCAGGTTCGGGAAATGCTCGGTCAGCTTGCCGCCGAAGTCTCGATGGTGGAAGCTTTCGTGCTCGGCATGGAAGCCAAGGGCACGCAGCGCGGTCAATACTTCACGCCAGACCGGGCGCTCCTGTACGGAGCACAGGTGCTGACCCAGCAGCTCTATGCAAAGGTCATCAACACACTGCGCGAACTCGCCGGCGGCGGCATGATCATGCTGCCTTCCTCGGTGAAGGATTTCGCAAATCCCGAACTGGCGGCGTTGATCGGAAAGACTCAGCAGTCGCCGGCGGCGAATGCCGTCGACAAGGTGAAGTTCTACAAGCTTGCCTGGGATGCGGTGGGGTCCGAGTTTGCATCGCGGCATTCGCAATACGAAATGTTCTTTGCCGGCGCGACCTTCGTCACCAAGGGCCATGCGTTCCGCACCTTCGATTGGGCGCAGTCGACTGCATTGCTCGACAAGATGCTGTCCAGCTACGATCTGGCGGATGAACTCACAACCGGTGGAAAATCTCCGGCGTCCCGCGCGGTCGCTTGA
- a CDS encoding UbiX family flavin prenyltransferase, translating into MSIQAETEPRRLIVGMTGASGAIYGVRLLQLLQQTDVETHLVLSKSAKITLAQELDIKVSDVLALADVVHQAENIGATISSGSFATMGMIIAPCSMRSMAEISSGATSSLVTRAADVVLKERRRLVLMVRETPLHLGHLRSMVAVTEMGGIVYPPVPAFYAKPSSIDQMVDQTLGRVLDLFAIKTDVVRRWEGLTPSKSRDQ; encoded by the coding sequence ATTTCGATCCAAGCTGAAACCGAGCCGCGGCGACTGATCGTCGGCATGACCGGAGCGTCCGGTGCCATCTATGGCGTCCGGCTTCTTCAGCTATTGCAGCAGACTGACGTGGAAACACATCTTGTGCTGAGCAAGTCGGCCAAGATCACCTTGGCGCAGGAACTGGATATCAAGGTTTCCGATGTCCTCGCGCTCGCCGATGTCGTCCATCAGGCGGAGAATATCGGAGCCACGATTTCCAGCGGATCGTTCGCCACCATGGGCATGATAATCGCGCCGTGCTCCATGCGCAGTATGGCGGAGATATCGTCTGGCGCAACATCTTCACTGGTGACGCGCGCCGCCGACGTCGTGTTGAAGGAGCGCCGTCGTCTGGTTTTGATGGTCCGCGAAACACCGCTGCATCTCGGTCATCTCAGATCGATGGTTGCGGTGACTGAAATGGGCGGGATCGTCTATCCGCCGGTTCCGGCCTTCTATGCCAAGCCGTCAAGCATCGATCAGATGGTCGATCAGACGTTGGGGCGCGTGCTGGATCTTTTCGCGATCAAGACGGATGTCGTCCGTCGCTGGGAAGGGCTTACTCCGAGTAAAAGTCGAGATCAGTGA
- a CDS encoding TIGR02444 family protein has translation MAKEGENFSNESWSFALRLYAESGVAEACLRLQSIAGVDVMMLLAVLFAASQKNISLSFEDVKALDGVCRPWREQVVHPLRALRTALKSGPAPAPTSETDQLRSRIKADELQAEQIENDLLGNWLQHKTRAPAALSRHQVRGILADVVRCFGADSSTIEVSAEVDVILGATARLSA, from the coding sequence ATGGCAAAGGAAGGCGAGAATTTCTCGAACGAAAGCTGGTCTTTCGCGTTGCGTCTCTATGCGGAGTCCGGCGTGGCCGAAGCGTGCCTTCGTTTGCAATCTATTGCGGGCGTCGATGTGATGATGCTTCTTGCTGTCTTATTCGCTGCGTCGCAAAAGAATATCTCATTGTCCTTTGAAGATGTGAAAGCACTGGACGGTGTTTGCCGTCCATGGCGCGAGCAGGTCGTTCATCCTCTGCGTGCGCTGCGAACCGCTTTGAAGTCTGGACCGGCGCCCGCTCCAACATCTGAAACCGACCAGCTGCGTTCGCGCATCAAGGCCGATGAGCTTCAGGCTGAGCAGATCGAGAACGATCTGCTCGGCAACTGGCTGCAGCATAAAACACGGGCACCGGCCGCACTCTCGCGACATCAGGTCCGCGGCATTCTGGCAGACGTTGTGCGGTGCTTTGGTGCCGATTCCTCAACGATCGAAGTCTCTGCTGAGGTCGATGTCATTCTCGGCGCGACCGCCAGGCTCTCTGCATAG
- a CDS encoding UbiD family decarboxylase, with amino-acid sequence MAQPQILDTRFRSALARLAKKDRILTFEKTADPHLEIAAVLKKHDGRQTMLFPAVKGYDVPLVGNLLSSKENCEAAFDLDFRGIRGLVQRALGGPLPPELVTNAPSQEVVLKTGFDVTKLLPALFHAPGDAGRYVTAGIVIVKDPETGIYNASYHRLQLLGPDRFAIKLDFGRHLRLAFERAKARGKSLPVAVCIGTDLALHFTAATMGSQMPETADELAVAGGLAGRPLTVAKAVSQDMIVPAECEFVLEGEISIDEVAPEGPFGEFVGFAAPAADAPILKVTAVTHRMRPIYHVINGFGRETIILRKYVLEASLLKVLQAAIPIVTDVEMTSGGLHRFHAIIQVEKRSRQHNGLQRNAILAAFGALKDLDLITVVDHDIDIRDPIDVEYAIATRMEASSDLFLIPGARGHEYVRVSKDGIRTKLGIDATVPFEDQDKFRRVEFAKTDIELGDFTPGANTAIQSLGIDGSNIA; translated from the coding sequence ATGGCGCAGCCGCAAATTCTCGATACTCGTTTTCGTTCGGCGCTGGCGCGTCTTGCCAAGAAAGATCGCATCCTGACGTTTGAAAAGACGGCGGACCCCCATCTTGAAATCGCAGCGGTCTTGAAGAAGCACGATGGCCGCCAAACGATGCTGTTTCCCGCAGTCAAGGGATACGATGTTCCGCTGGTCGGTAATCTTCTCAGCTCGAAGGAGAATTGCGAGGCTGCGTTTGATCTCGATTTTCGTGGCATCCGCGGATTGGTTCAGCGCGCGCTCGGCGGACCATTGCCGCCGGAACTCGTCACGAATGCGCCTTCGCAGGAGGTTGTTCTTAAAACCGGATTCGATGTCACCAAGCTGCTGCCTGCGCTTTTCCACGCGCCGGGTGATGCAGGGCGCTACGTCACCGCGGGGATCGTGATCGTCAAAGATCCTGAGACGGGTATCTACAACGCATCCTATCATCGCTTGCAGTTGCTGGGGCCGGATCGCTTCGCAATCAAGCTCGACTTCGGCCGGCATCTTCGTCTGGCATTCGAACGCGCCAAAGCGCGCGGCAAGTCGCTGCCGGTCGCCGTCTGTATCGGTACGGATCTTGCGCTGCATTTTACCGCCGCCACGATGGGCTCGCAGATGCCTGAGACGGCTGACGAGCTTGCAGTTGCCGGTGGCCTTGCGGGGCGGCCGTTGACGGTTGCGAAGGCCGTGTCGCAAGACATGATCGTTCCGGCCGAATGCGAGTTCGTGCTCGAAGGCGAAATCTCGATTGACGAGGTTGCTCCGGAAGGACCGTTCGGCGAGTTCGTCGGGTTCGCCGCTCCCGCGGCCGATGCCCCCATTCTGAAGGTCACGGCGGTGACCCACCGCATGCGGCCGATCTATCACGTCATCAACGGCTTCGGCCGCGAGACGATTATCCTGCGCAAATACGTGTTGGAAGCGAGCCTTCTCAAGGTATTGCAGGCTGCAATCCCGATCGTGACGGATGTTGAGATGACGTCGGGCGGTTTGCACCGTTTTCATGCAATCATTCAGGTCGAGAAGCGGAGCCGTCAGCACAATGGATTGCAGCGCAACGCCATTCTCGCGGCGTTCGGCGCGCTGAAGGATTTGGATCTGATCACTGTGGTCGATCACGATATCGATATTCGCGACCCGATCGATGTCGAGTACGCGATCGCAACACGCATGGAAGCGTCGAGCGATCTATTCCTCATTCCCGGCGCGCGTGGGCACGAATATGTTCGTGTCAGCAAGGATGGTATCCGCACCAAACTCGGTATCGACGCAACGGTGCCTTTTGAGGATCAGGACAAGTTCCGGCGTGTTGAATTTGCCAAAACCGATATCGAGCTTGGCGATTTTACACCGGGTGCCAATACGGCGATCCAGTCGCTCGGGATCGACGGATCGAACATCGCATAA
- a CDS encoding tripartite tricarboxylate transporter substrate binding protein: MKRLLIAALLVGTGLSVSTASAQEWPSKSAIKLVVPYAPGGYTDSVGRITARFLEKELGQTVIVDNRPGGGGIVGSDLVSKSPGDGYTLCICSVGAISIAPVAQTTSYDPVKSFKPISIVSTIPQMVIVNPSLPINSMDDLVKYAKANPGKLTFGSSGAGGLMYYSVALFDSRVGTKMTHVPFKGGAPATAAVVAGEVNLSFTNMTDALPQLEAKTVRALAVTSAGRSEFAPKVPTVAETVLPGYAVESWNGVMAPASTPDAIVTKVSDALKKMAADPEVKKQMSVAGASTVFTTPAEYSAQIAKEVDQWRALLKEISEKKT, translated from the coding sequence ATGAAGCGACTTCTTATAGCAGCCTTGCTTGTGGGCACCGGACTAAGCGTTTCTACTGCTTCCGCGCAGGAATGGCCGAGCAAGTCGGCGATCAAGCTCGTCGTGCCTTATGCTCCCGGAGGATATACCGACTCCGTCGGTCGTATTACTGCGCGTTTTCTTGAAAAAGAACTCGGGCAGACGGTGATCGTCGACAACCGTCCGGGTGGAGGCGGCATCGTCGGTTCTGATCTGGTGTCGAAGTCCCCCGGCGACGGCTATACGCTTTGCATCTGCAGCGTGGGCGCAATCTCGATTGCTCCGGTGGCGCAGACCACGTCCTACGATCCGGTTAAAAGCTTCAAGCCGATCAGCATCGTCAGCACCATCCCGCAGATGGTAATCGTCAATCCGTCGCTGCCGATCAACTCGATGGACGATCTGGTTAAGTATGCCAAGGCCAATCCCGGAAAGCTCACCTTCGGCTCGAGCGGCGCCGGTGGCCTGATGTATTACTCGGTCGCGCTGTTCGATAGCCGCGTCGGTACAAAAATGACTCATGTGCCGTTCAAGGGCGGAGCGCCGGCAACTGCCGCCGTGGTCGCGGGCGAGGTGAACCTGTCTTTCACCAACATGACGGATGCCCTGCCGCAGCTCGAGGCGAAAACCGTTCGTGCTCTCGCAGTGACGTCGGCAGGCCGTAGCGAGTTCGCCCCGAAGGTTCCGACTGTCGCCGAGACTGTCCTGCCTGGATATGCGGTTGAGTCTTGGAACGGCGTCATGGCACCGGCCTCGACGCCCGATGCGATTGTCACAAAGGTTTCCGATGCCCTCAAGAAGATGGCAGCCGATCCCGAGGTGAAGAAGCAGATGTCGGTCGCAGGCGCGTCGACCGTGTTCACGACGCCAGCCGAATATAGCGCGCAGATCGCCAAGGAAGTCGATCAGTGGCGGGCGCTGCTCAAGGAAATCTCGGAAAAGAAGACCTGA
- a CDS encoding tripartite tricarboxylate transporter TctB family protein: MKSIARRGNTDVYSGFLLVAISTVALLYIRTLTIGTVLDMGPGYFPLGLALILLGMGLVLVVKGLAATGSPVGTIHLRPLFFILLSFAVFGLLIERAGLVIAVLMQVAIAHFASRESTWLASVITGIALAVASSVVFVWLLKIPVNVLP; encoded by the coding sequence ATGAAATCTATCGCTCGGCGTGGAAATACCGACGTCTATTCGGGATTTCTTCTCGTTGCCATCTCGACTGTGGCGCTGCTGTACATCCGCACTCTGACGATCGGTACCGTGCTCGACATGGGGCCGGGCTATTTTCCTCTCGGTCTTGCCTTGATTTTGCTGGGCATGGGACTTGTCCTTGTGGTCAAGGGCCTTGCCGCGACGGGCTCGCCGGTCGGCACCATTCATCTCCGCCCGCTCTTCTTTATCCTGCTGTCCTTCGCGGTGTTCGGCCTGCTGATCGAACGTGCTGGCCTCGTGATTGCGGTTCTGATGCAGGTCGCCATCGCGCATTTCGCCTCGCGTGAAAGCACCTGGCTTGCGAGCGTCATTACGGGCATTGCACTGGCGGTCGCGTCTTCCGTCGTCTTTGTCTGGCTTCTCAAGATTCCGGTGAACGTGCTGCCATGA
- a CDS encoding tripartite tricarboxylate transporter permease, producing MTDIFAALGHGFSVAATPLNLLFCLIGAICGTLIGVLPGLGPVATISLLLPATYALDPVSAIIMLAGIYYGAQYGGSTTAILVNIPGESTSVVTAIDGYKMAQQGRAGEALAIAAIGSFIAGCFGTVIIALLGPPLAVMTQKFASPDYFSLMVLGLVSAVVLANGSAFHAIAMIFLGLLLGMVGMDLNTGEARMTFGLIELSDGINFVALVMGLFGVAEVIANLEGVSTRIVNHSKINSIWPSFKVLRGAWGAVTRGTLLGTLFGILPGGGATIASFSSYALEKRVSKTPERFGNGAIEGVAGPESANNAAAQTSFVPLLTMGIPTSATMALLVGALTLHGIAPGPTIISRQPDLFWGLIASMFIGNAMLVIINLPMIGIWVRLLNVPYRILYLVIVVICAIGVFSVNNSSFDIYMTVGFTALGYILRKLNAEPAPLLMGFVLGPMLEENFRRSLITAHGDPTVFLQRPISLVLLLLSLGLLISILMPSISKRRQEVFQE from the coding sequence ATGACGGATATCTTCGCTGCTCTCGGCCACGGTTTCTCTGTCGCGGCCACGCCTCTCAACCTGTTGTTCTGTTTGATCGGCGCCATTTGCGGCACGCTGATCGGCGTGTTGCCGGGACTCGGACCGGTGGCAACGATTTCTTTGCTTCTGCCGGCGACCTATGCACTCGATCCGGTGAGTGCGATCATCATGCTCGCGGGCATTTATTACGGTGCGCAGTATGGCGGTTCGACCACGGCGATCCTTGTCAACATTCCGGGCGAGTCCACGTCGGTGGTGACGGCTATCGATGGTTACAAGATGGCGCAGCAGGGGCGGGCGGGCGAGGCGCTTGCCATCGCCGCCATCGGCTCTTTCATCGCGGGCTGTTTTGGAACCGTGATTATTGCGCTGCTCGGACCGCCGTTGGCCGTGATGACACAGAAATTTGCGTCGCCTGATTATTTTTCGCTGATGGTGCTGGGTCTCGTCTCCGCCGTTGTGCTCGCCAACGGATCGGCTTTTCATGCGATCGCGATGATCTTCCTCGGCCTGCTGCTTGGCATGGTCGGCATGGACCTCAATACCGGCGAAGCGCGCATGACGTTCGGTCTGATCGAATTGTCGGATGGCATCAACTTCGTTGCACTGGTGATGGGTCTGTTCGGTGTTGCCGAGGTCATTGCCAATCTGGAAGGCGTTTCAACGCGGATTGTCAATCACTCCAAGATCAACAGCATCTGGCCGTCGTTCAAGGTACTGCGTGGCGCCTGGGGCGCAGTCACGCGCGGGACCCTGTTGGGGACGTTATTCGGCATTCTGCCGGGTGGCGGCGCAACCATTGCATCTTTTTCCTCCTATGCGCTCGAGAAGCGCGTTTCGAAGACGCCGGAGCGCTTCGGCAATGGAGCTATTGAGGGCGTCGCGGGGCCGGAGTCGGCCAACAATGCGGCAGCACAGACGTCCTTCGTTCCGCTCCTGACCATGGGCATTCCGACCAGCGCAACCATGGCGCTTCTGGTCGGTGCGCTGACCTTGCACGGCATTGCTCCGGGGCCGACCATCATTTCGCGCCAGCCGGATCTGTTCTGGGGGCTGATCGCAAGCATGTTCATCGGCAATGCGATGCTGGTGATCATCAACCTGCCGATGATTGGAATCTGGGTCCGTCTGCTCAACGTGCCTTACCGGATCCTTTATCTTGTCATCGTCGTGATTTGCGCGATTGGCGTTTTCTCGGTCAACAACTCGAGTTTCGACATTTACATGACGGTCGGGTTCACGGCGCTCGGCTACATCCTGCGCAAGCTGAATGCCGAACCGGCGCCATTGCTGATGGGATTTGTCCTCGGTCCGATGCTGGAGGAGAATTTCCGCCGCAGCCTGATCACGGCGCATGGGGATCCGACCGTGTTTCTGCAGAGGCCGATTAGCCTCGTTCTGCTGCTGTTGTCACTGGGATTGCTGATTTCGATCCTGATGCCTTCCATCAGCAAGCGCCGCCAGGAAGTCTTTCAGGAGTGA